In Sporichthya polymorpha DSM 43042, a genomic segment contains:
- the fdhD gene encoding formate dehydrogenase accessory sulfurtransferase FdhD: MGRVTGRRSVTRVTPTGRTSTIDSLAAEEPMELRVGGRSLAVTMRTPGADVELAHGFLLSEGVITKVDDVVTARYCDGVDDKGRNTYNVLDVALADGVPVPGPGVERNFYTTSSCGVCGKASLDAVRTRTAFSPAGDPVRVDVATLLALPDRLREAQRIFDATGGLHAAGLFTADGELLVAREDVGRHNAVDKVLGWALLNGLVPAAGSVLMLSGRASFELVQKAAMAGVPVVAAISAPSTLAVELAEDSGITLVGFVRGDHMTVYAGAERVSGGE, from the coding sequence ATGGGCCGGGTCACCGGTCGACGTTCGGTCACCCGAGTCACGCCGACCGGGCGGACGTCGACCATCGACAGCCTCGCGGCCGAGGAGCCGATGGAGCTGCGGGTCGGCGGTCGCTCGCTCGCGGTCACGATGCGCACCCCCGGCGCGGACGTCGAACTCGCGCACGGCTTCCTGCTCAGTGAGGGCGTGATCACCAAGGTCGACGACGTCGTGACGGCCCGGTACTGCGACGGGGTCGACGACAAGGGCCGCAACACCTACAACGTCCTCGACGTGGCGCTCGCGGACGGAGTGCCAGTCCCGGGCCCCGGGGTGGAGCGCAACTTCTACACGACGTCCTCGTGCGGAGTCTGCGGGAAGGCGTCGCTCGACGCCGTCCGCACCAGGACCGCGTTCTCGCCGGCCGGTGACCCGGTCCGGGTCGACGTGGCGACCCTGCTGGCACTGCCGGACCGGCTGCGCGAGGCGCAGCGCATCTTCGACGCCACCGGCGGTCTGCACGCCGCGGGTCTGTTCACCGCCGACGGGGAGCTGCTCGTCGCCCGCGAGGACGTCGGGCGCCACAACGCGGTCGACAAGGTGCTGGGCTGGGCGTTGCTGAACGGCCTCGTGCCCGCGGCCGGGTCGGTCCTGATGCTCTCGGGCCGGGCCTCCTTCGAGTTGGTGCAGAAGGCCGCGATGGCCGGGGTTCCCGTCGTCGCGGCGATCTCGGCCCCCTCGACGCTGGCCGTCGAGCTCGCCGAGGACAGCGGCATCACGCTCGTCGGCTTCGTGCGGGGCGATCACATGACGGTCTATGCAGGTGCCGAGCGGGTCAGCGGCGGCGAGTGA
- a CDS encoding mechanosensitive ion channel family protein, whose amino-acid sequence MTRAADPGPEPAPGTTGEVVPCFREARDSLCKKIYDWTGSDWLAQSSDWLITKPLRIVVIIGFGLVLRWLLHRAIGRFLNRAPVLADGVAETATAKRRRRQRAATLGSLLESITTVVIFVLVALMALDELDFNIGPLIAGAGIMGVAAGFGAQSVVTDFLSGMFMLLEDQYGVGDEVDLGVVDLEGTVGVVESVGLRITSIRDPDDVLWHVRNGEVLRVGNRSRPRSQNRAEGGSATT is encoded by the coding sequence ATGACCCGTGCAGCCGACCCGGGACCGGAACCGGCGCCGGGGACGACCGGCGAGGTGGTGCCGTGCTTCCGTGAGGCGCGGGACTCGCTGTGCAAGAAGATCTACGACTGGACCGGCTCGGACTGGCTCGCCCAGTCCTCGGACTGGCTGATCACGAAACCGCTGCGCATCGTCGTCATCATCGGCTTCGGTCTCGTCCTGCGCTGGCTGCTGCACCGCGCGATCGGGCGGTTCCTGAACCGGGCCCCGGTGCTGGCCGACGGCGTCGCCGAGACGGCGACGGCCAAGCGCCGCCGCCGCCAGCGTGCCGCGACGCTGGGCTCGCTGCTCGAGAGCATCACGACCGTCGTCATCTTCGTCCTCGTCGCCCTGATGGCCCTCGACGAGCTCGACTTCAACATCGGTCCGCTGATCGCCGGCGCCGGGATCATGGGCGTCGCCGCGGGATTCGGCGCGCAGTCGGTGGTCACGGACTTCCTGTCCGGCATGTTCATGCTGCTGGAGGATCAGTACGGCGTCGGCGACGAGGTGGACCTCGGGGTCGTCGACCTCGAGGGCACGGTCGGCGTCGTCGAGTCGGTGGGTCTGCGCATCACGAGCATCCGCGACCCGGACGACGTCCTGTGGCACGTCCGCAACGGCGAGGTCCTGCGGGTGGGCAACCGGAGCCGGCCGCGTTCGCAAAATCGCGCGGAAGGCGGGTCTGCCACGACCTGA
- a CDS encoding prolyl oligopeptidase family serine peptidase — MPRPDYPTARRQDIVEDLHGHSVADPYRWLEDPADPGTEAWSTAQDELFAAHRATWPGADGLRARLTQLLGAGVVSAPAWRRDRQFFMRRTAEQEHAVLVTVDPFDQGGGERILLDPMEIDPSGLTTLDAWQPSKDGKYLAYQLSAGGTEESVLRVMDVATGELVDGPIDRGRYSPVAWMPDSKAFYYVRRLAPDLVPAGEEQYHRRVYLHRVGTDPETDVEIFGAGLDKRNYYGVSVSRDGRWLTITANTGTAPRNDVWLADLSASPLEQPELLVVQNDVDASTGIEVARDGRLYVFTDLDARRGRLCVTTPDAPTAEHWRDLIPEDPEAVLEGYAILDGPELGESPVLLCAWTRHAVSELTLHDLATGERRGEVPLPGLGSISGVSERPEGGHEAWFGYTDHTTPSSVYRFDARTGTTSLWASAPGVVDVPDVTTEQVVYTSRDGTQVRMFVMYRTGETPDVAGPRPTTLYGYGGFGISLTPAYSAGILAWVEAGGVYAVANLRGGGEEGEDWHRAGMLGSKQNVFDDFHTAAEWLVEHGWTTPAQLSISGGSNGGLLVGAALTQRPDLYAAVVCSAPLLDMVRYELFGLGETWNVEYGSAADAEQLGWLLSYSPYHQVRDGVAYPALLLTVFDGDTRVDTLHARKFAAALQHATSGDAPILVRREKDVGHGARALSRAIEVSVDALTFTAAHTGGPTFR, encoded by the coding sequence ATGCCTCGACCGGACTACCCCACCGCCCGCCGCCAGGACATCGTCGAGGACCTTCACGGTCACTCGGTCGCCGACCCGTACCGCTGGCTGGAGGACCCCGCCGACCCCGGGACCGAAGCCTGGTCCACCGCGCAGGACGAGCTGTTCGCCGCGCACCGCGCGACCTGGCCCGGCGCGGACGGCCTGCGGGCGCGGCTGACCCAGCTGCTCGGCGCCGGCGTCGTCAGCGCGCCGGCCTGGCGCAGAGACCGGCAGTTCTTCATGCGCCGCACCGCCGAGCAGGAGCACGCGGTGCTCGTGACCGTCGACCCCTTCGACCAAGGAGGAGGCGAGCGCATCCTGCTCGACCCGATGGAGATCGACCCGTCGGGCCTGACGACCCTCGACGCGTGGCAGCCGTCGAAGGACGGCAAGTACCTCGCCTACCAGCTCTCCGCGGGCGGGACCGAGGAGTCGGTGCTGCGGGTCATGGACGTCGCGACCGGTGAGCTCGTCGACGGCCCGATCGACCGCGGCCGCTACTCCCCCGTCGCCTGGATGCCGGACAGCAAGGCGTTCTACTACGTCCGCCGGCTCGCCCCGGACCTCGTGCCGGCCGGTGAGGAGCAGTACCACCGCCGCGTGTACCTGCACCGCGTCGGCACCGATCCCGAGACCGACGTCGAGATCTTCGGCGCGGGGCTCGACAAGCGGAACTACTACGGCGTCTCCGTCAGCCGCGACGGCCGGTGGCTGACGATCACCGCGAACACCGGGACGGCGCCACGCAACGACGTCTGGCTCGCCGACCTCTCCGCCTCGCCGCTGGAGCAGCCCGAACTCCTCGTCGTGCAGAACGACGTCGACGCCTCGACCGGCATCGAGGTCGCGCGCGACGGCCGGCTCTACGTCTTCACCGATCTCGATGCCCGCCGCGGTCGACTGTGCGTCACGACCCCGGACGCCCCGACCGCGGAGCACTGGCGCGACCTGATTCCCGAGGACCCCGAGGCGGTGCTGGAGGGCTACGCGATCCTCGACGGGCCCGAGCTCGGCGAGAGCCCCGTCCTGCTGTGCGCGTGGACCCGGCACGCGGTCAGCGAGCTGACCCTTCACGACCTCGCCACCGGTGAGCGCCGCGGCGAGGTGCCGCTGCCCGGGCTGGGCTCGATCTCCGGCGTCAGCGAGCGGCCGGAGGGCGGCCACGAGGCGTGGTTCGGCTACACCGACCACACGACGCCGTCGTCGGTCTACCGCTTCGACGCCCGGACCGGCACGACGTCGCTGTGGGCCAGCGCGCCCGGTGTCGTCGACGTCCCCGACGTCACCACCGAGCAGGTGGTCTACACCTCGCGGGACGGCACGCAGGTCCGCATGTTCGTCATGTACCGCACCGGCGAGACGCCCGACGTCGCCGGCCCGCGGCCGACCACCCTCTACGGCTACGGCGGGTTCGGCATCTCGCTGACCCCGGCGTACTCGGCCGGGATCCTCGCCTGGGTCGAGGCCGGCGGCGTCTACGCCGTCGCCAACCTCCGCGGCGGCGGCGAGGAGGGCGAGGACTGGCACCGCGCCGGGATGCTCGGCTCCAAGCAGAACGTCTTCGACGACTTCCACACCGCGGCCGAGTGGCTGGTCGAGCACGGCTGGACGACCCCGGCGCAGCTCTCGATCTCCGGCGGCTCGAACGGCGGCCTGCTCGTCGGCGCCGCCCTGACGCAGCGGCCCGACCTCTACGCCGCGGTGGTCTGCTCCGCCCCGCTGCTCGACATGGTCCGGTACGAGCTGTTCGGGCTCGGCGAGACCTGGAACGTCGAGTACGGCTCGGCGGCCGACGCCGAGCAGCTCGGCTGGCTGCTCTCGTACTCGCCGTACCACCAGGTGCGCGACGGGGTCGCCTACCCGGCGCTGCTGCTCACGGTCTTCGACGGGGACACCCGCGTCGACACCCTGCACGCCCGCAAGTTCGCCGCGGCCCTGCAGCACGCGACCAGCGGGGACGCCCCGATCCTGGTCCGCCGGGAGAAGGACGTCGGCCACGGGGCCCGGGCCCTGTCCCGCGCGATCGAGGTGAGCGTCGACGCCCTGACGTTCACCGCCGCCCACACCGGTGGGCCGACGTTCCGATGA